A genome region from Tolypothrix sp. PCC 7712 includes the following:
- a CDS encoding ShlB/FhaC/HecB family hemolysin secretion/activation protein yields MQSPQRKKVGNLGRGWLIFSFLIIGLFASKSLAQTATEPPIQDIDRQLEQPTPTTPTLPQLPNFEELLKSPSTNITTPETIPQDLAGTILVTGFDVVGSTVFSPKELNAVTQEFINKPITFAQLLEVADKVTQLYTKGCQAEYKNTDLPCYVNSGAYIPADQTFKAAGGVVKIQVVEGSLESIDVQGTKRLNPNYVSSRLALATNKPLNLKKLLQALQLLQLDPLIKNVSAELGNGVNPGASVLAVKVAEAKTFSAQVSLDNNRTPGIGSFQRQIQLNQANLLGLGDGLSIGYANTDGSNSVDVSYKLPINPRNGTLQFNYSYASSNVIEDPFDFLDIEGTSQEYGISFRQPLIQTPSTEFAVGISATHRESDVGFLESQLGERLPFPSSGADTNGQTKVTILRLFQDWTQRSSEQVFAARSQFSFGIDALGTTINEDPPDGRFFTWRGQAQWVRLLAPETLFLIRGDLQLADRPLLASEQIGLGGVATVRGYRQDQILADNGFVATAELRYPVLRVPQVNGLLQVTPFLDFGTAWNIYQPGRTTLNPDTIASTGIGLLWQQSNLTARLDWGIPLGINIANKNTWQENGLYFSIIYTQPF; encoded by the coding sequence ATGCAGAGTCCACAGAGAAAGAAAGTTGGGAATTTGGGTAGGGGTTGGCTGATATTTAGCTTTTTAATTATCGGGTTATTTGCTTCTAAATCATTAGCGCAAACTGCTACTGAACCACCTATACAAGATATTGACCGGCAATTAGAACAACCTACGCCAACAACGCCAACATTACCACAGCTACCAAATTTTGAAGAATTATTAAAGTCTCCATCTACTAATATAACCACGCCGGAGACGATTCCTCAAGATTTAGCGGGGACAATTCTGGTAACGGGGTTTGATGTGGTTGGGAGTACTGTATTTAGTCCAAAAGAATTAAACGCAGTTACTCAAGAATTTATCAATAAACCTATCACCTTTGCTCAATTATTAGAGGTAGCTGATAAAGTTACGCAACTCTATACTAAAGGTTGTCAAGCTGAATATAAAAACACCGATTTACCTTGTTATGTTAACTCTGGTGCGTACATTCCCGCCGACCAAACTTTTAAAGCGGCGGGTGGGGTAGTTAAAATTCAAGTTGTAGAAGGTAGTTTAGAAAGTATTGATGTTCAAGGGACAAAACGGCTGAATCCTAATTATGTGAGCAGTCGTTTAGCTTTAGCAACAAATAAGCCGTTAAATTTAAAGAAGTTGCTGCAAGCTTTGCAATTATTACAGTTAGATCCACTAATTAAAAATGTCTCTGCGGAACTGGGGAATGGGGTGAATCCTGGTGCTTCGGTGTTAGCGGTAAAAGTCGCGGAAGCAAAAACATTTAGCGCACAAGTTAGTTTAGATAATAACCGCACTCCTGGTATCGGGAGTTTTCAGCGCCAAATTCAACTTAATCAAGCCAATCTTTTGGGATTGGGTGATGGGTTAAGTATTGGATATGCCAATACTGATGGTAGTAATAGTGTAGATGTGAGTTATAAATTGCCGATTAATCCCCGCAATGGGACTTTGCAGTTTAATTATAGCTATGCATCTAGTAATGTCATTGAAGACCCTTTTGATTTTTTAGATATTGAAGGAACTTCCCAGGAGTATGGTATCAGTTTCCGCCAACCATTAATCCAAACTCCCAGCACTGAATTTGCAGTTGGAATTAGTGCAACTCATCGAGAAAGTGATGTTGGTTTTTTGGAGTCACAATTAGGCGAAAGGCTTCCTTTTCCCTCATCGGGTGCTGATACCAATGGTCAGACAAAAGTAACTATATTAAGATTATTTCAAGATTGGACTCAGCGTAGTAGTGAACAAGTATTTGCGGCGCGTTCTCAATTTAGTTTTGGTATTGATGCTTTAGGTACGACAATTAATGAAGATCCACCAGATGGGCGATTTTTTACCTGGAGAGGACAGGCGCAATGGGTGCGGTTGTTAGCACCGGAAACGCTATTTTTAATCCGTGGAGATTTGCAATTAGCTGATAGGCCATTATTAGCTTCTGAACAAATTGGTTTGGGAGGGGTTGCGACTGTGCGCGGTTATCGTCAAGACCAAATATTAGCTGATAATGGCTTTGTCGCCACTGCGGAATTACGCTATCCGGTGCTGAGAGTTCCACAGGTAAATGGATTATTACAGGTTACGCCATTTTTAGATTTTGGTACAGCTTGGAATATTTACCAACCAGGGAGAACTACTCTAAATCCCGATACTATAGCATCAACTGGCATTGGGTTATTATGGCAACAAAGTAATTTAACTGCGCGTTTAGATTGGGGTATTCCTCTGGGAATTAATATTGCGAATAAAAATACTTGGCAAGAAAACGGACTTTATTTTTCTATTATCTATACGCAACCATTTTAG
- a CDS encoding DUF3086 domain-containing protein: protein MNPEESQTPESIDEWLAQIEEPSKPVAEPEDSSVDSEAQTETQNLLVDSQPDDAMSAPISQIEVEVATEPTEDAAELLIPLLPVETVAVRSPRESESADNSLYAQAAQQVAELETTKEALKAEIANLQATYKTLQAQVGETQQTLGKIVQESLSQLEQRKQTLQISVEQLERRQERIRNEMRTTFAGASQDLAIRVQGFKDYLTGSLQDLAAAAEQLPLVPPPIIEREKPVVKEVKPVESQPGIPQFAPQQFQDTSKQIRRLIDQYRNKPDYYGPAWQLRRTFEPVHAERVANWFFTQGGRGALRTMGSRLQNILISSAVISILNTLYGDRLRALILSNTPERLGEWRRGLQDCLGIGRPDFGPDRGVVLFETPEAVAQKAERLVKANQMPLIIIDDSEDQISLGLLQFPLWLAFAPDPKTMRNYDDDF from the coding sequence ATGAACCCAGAGGAATCTCAAACCCCAGAATCAATTGATGAGTGGTTGGCGCAAATAGAAGAGCCGAGCAAACCAGTTGCAGAGCCGGAAGACTCATCGGTTGACTCAGAGGCCCAAACAGAAACACAAAATTTATTGGTAGACTCACAGCCCGATGACGCAATGTCAGCACCAATTTCCCAAATAGAAGTAGAAGTTGCGACAGAGCCAACAGAGGATGCAGCTGAGTTACTTATACCATTATTACCAGTGGAAACTGTGGCAGTGCGATCGCCAAGAGAGTCAGAATCCGCAGATAATTCTCTATATGCACAAGCAGCACAACAAGTTGCTGAGTTAGAAACTACCAAAGAAGCTCTGAAAGCCGAAATAGCCAATCTGCAAGCGACTTACAAAACTCTGCAAGCACAAGTTGGGGAAACTCAACAGACACTAGGAAAAATTGTGCAAGAGTCGCTCTCGCAATTAGAACAACGCAAACAAACCCTGCAAATTTCTGTTGAACAGTTAGAACGCCGTCAAGAACGCATCCGTAATGAAATGCGTACTACATTTGCGGGCGCATCCCAAGACTTAGCAATTCGCGTCCAGGGTTTTAAAGATTACCTCACAGGCAGTTTACAAGATTTAGCCGCCGCCGCCGAGCAATTGCCCCTAGTACCGCCGCCAATAATTGAACGCGAAAAGCCTGTAGTTAAAGAGGTAAAGCCTGTTGAATCTCAGCCAGGTATCCCCCAATTTGCGCCCCAGCAGTTTCAAGATACTAGCAAGCAAATTCGCCGCCTGATTGACCAATATCGCAACAAACCAGATTATTATGGCCCAGCTTGGCAACTGCGCCGCACCTTTGAACCAGTCCACGCCGAGAGAGTTGCTAACTGGTTTTTCACCCAAGGCGGTAGAGGTGCTTTGCGGACAATGGGTAGTCGCTTGCAGAATATCTTGATTTCTTCAGCGGTGATTTCTATTCTCAACACCCTCTATGGCGATCGCCTCCGTGCCCTAATATTATCTAATACACCAGAACGTCTCGGTGAATGGCGGCGCGGCTTACAAGACTGTTTAGGCATCGGTCGTCCAGACTTTGGCCCAGATAGAGGAGTGGTATTATTTGAAACCCCCGAAGCTGTAGCACAGAAAGCAGAACGACTAGTTAAAGCCAATCAAATGCCTTTAATTATCATCGATGATTCCGAAGACCAAATTAGTCTGGGGTTACTGCAATTTCCTTTATGGTTAGCCTTTGCCCCAGACCCCAAAACAATGAGAAATTATGATGATGATTTTTAA
- a CDS encoding CHAT domain-containing protein yields the protein MSIFLLLTALSLNKSPHLLQQVTPIAAIINSPVLSNQPPTAQSLLEQGLSLYQQEQYSPALQIFQQAYAAFQTKGEKLNQALVLNYLSLTYQQLGNLTAAEKSSTESLQLLQNKSDSQNYLSILAQALNTQGQLQLAKGETEKALSSWQIATATYNKIGDEPGKIGSKINQAQALQTLGLYRRATTTLEEIQLSLNKQPDSLLKVTGLLSLGNTLRVVGDVTQSRQILAQSCEIQAKRSHSENLCTPQTPTPAQPTPESEKLAEILLSLGNTAQAQQNTQEAIQFYQRAASLSPQPTTQLQAQLNQLNLLTQSPTTPEIQQQILTLVNTLPAKLETLPPSRSSVFARINFAQTLLKLAKSGLLAKSDITSQDNCTSAASLCTAAKIVATGYQQAQNLADVRSQSYALGTLGSLYEYTQQWHQGQLLTQQALKLALGIQARDIAYRWQWQLGRILSATGNPQNNQPGAIAAYDQAVKNLKSIRRDLVSVNRDAQFSFRDEVEPVYREYVSLLLPKTGEPSADNLDQARKVIESLQLAELDNFFRQACLDSKPVQIDDIDQQRQTAVIYPVILSDRVAIIVSLPNQQKNKSLKLHTVVIPKNTFETTVKELHKKIFAVSFHEFIRTSQQVYDWLIRPIETDLQNSGVKNLVFVLDGTLQSIPISALYDRQKKQYLIQKQYNIAITPGLELLPPQPLAKKQLQALVGGLSEARDEFPALPGVKYELEQIKTIFSTSGNFIDQNFTPQTIEQAIKSFSGGILHLATHGKFSSKVEDTFILTWNTRLNVRDFSSVLKSHENSNQGVIDLLILSACETAAGDNRAALGIAGIAVQSGARSTLATLWSVNDEATAALMIQFYKEIARHQKKAEALRNAQLYLLSGELNPRFKHPYFWAPFVLVGNWQ from the coding sequence ATGTCTATATTTTTATTGTTAACGGCTTTATCTCTGAATAAATCTCCTCATCTATTGCAGCAAGTTACACCAATAGCCGCAATTATTAATTCCCCAGTATTGAGCAATCAACCGCCAACTGCTCAATCATTATTAGAGCAAGGTTTAAGTTTATATCAACAAGAGCAATATTCCCCAGCATTACAGATTTTTCAACAGGCTTACGCGGCGTTTCAAACTAAGGGCGAGAAACTTAATCAAGCGCTGGTATTGAATTATCTGTCTTTAACTTATCAACAGTTGGGAAATTTAACTGCTGCAGAGAAATCTAGCACCGAGAGTTTGCAATTATTACAAAATAAAAGCGATAGTCAAAATTATTTATCTATCCTGGCTCAAGCACTCAACACTCAAGGTCAACTACAATTAGCCAAGGGAGAAACTGAAAAAGCCTTGAGTAGTTGGCAAATAGCCACAGCTACTTACAATAAAATTGGCGATGAGCCAGGGAAAATTGGCAGTAAGATTAATCAAGCCCAAGCTTTGCAAACATTAGGGCTTTACCGTCGCGCTACAACTACTTTAGAAGAAATTCAGCTGAGTTTAAATAAACAACCAGATTCTCTGTTAAAAGTCACAGGCTTGCTGAGTCTGGGTAATACCCTGCGGGTAGTGGGAGATGTGACTCAATCTCGCCAGATATTAGCACAAAGTTGTGAAATTCAAGCCAAGCGATCGCACTCGGAAAATCTCTGTACTCCGCAAACTCCTACACCAGCGCAGCCAACCCCCGAATCAGAAAAGCTTGCAGAAATCCTCCTGAGTTTGGGGAATACAGCCCAAGCACAGCAAAACACTCAAGAAGCCATACAGTTTTATCAACGCGCTGCTAGTCTTTCCCCGCAGCCAACAACCCAGTTACAAGCACAATTAAATCAATTAAATCTCTTAACCCAATCTCCAACCACACCAGAAATTCAACAGCAAATTCTCACTTTGGTAAATACTTTACCTGCAAAGCTGGAGACTTTACCCCCCAGCCGCAGTAGTGTGTTTGCGCGGATTAACTTTGCTCAAACCCTGCTAAAACTAGCCAAAAGCGGATTATTAGCCAAGAGTGACATTACTAGCCAAGATAACTGTACCTCTGCAGCTTCCCTCTGTACCGCCGCCAAAATTGTCGCTACAGGATATCAGCAAGCGCAGAATTTAGCAGATGTGCGATCGCAATCCTATGCTTTAGGTACTTTGGGTAGTTTATACGAATATACTCAGCAATGGCACCAAGGGCAACTCCTCACCCAACAAGCGCTAAAATTGGCTTTAGGTATACAAGCCAGAGATATTGCTTATCGTTGGCAATGGCAATTAGGAAGAATTCTTAGCGCTACTGGTAACCCTCAAAATAATCAACCAGGTGCGATCGCAGCTTACGATCAAGCCGTGAAGAACTTAAAATCTATCCGGCGTGATTTAGTTAGCGTCAACCGTGACGCGCAATTTTCCTTCCGAGATGAAGTAGAACCAGTGTACCGCGAGTATGTAAGTTTGCTCTTGCCCAAAACCGGAGAACCCAGCGCCGATAACCTCGATCAAGCCAGAAAAGTCATCGAATCCTTACAGTTAGCAGAACTAGATAACTTTTTCCGCCAAGCTTGTTTAGACAGCAAACCCGTACAGATAGATGACATCGATCAGCAACGCCAAACAGCCGTCATCTACCCAGTCATTTTAAGCGATCGCGTCGCCATTATTGTCTCCCTACCAAATCAGCAAAAAAACAAGTCGCTGAAATTGCATACCGTTGTCATCCCCAAAAATACATTTGAAACCACAGTTAAAGAACTACATAAAAAAATCTTTGCTGTCAGCTTCCATGAATTTATCCGCACATCCCAACAGGTATATGATTGGTTGATTAGACCTATCGAAACAGATTTACAAAATAGTGGTGTGAAAAATCTCGTATTTGTCTTAGATGGAACCTTACAAAGTATTCCCATCTCTGCACTTTACGATAGACAGAAAAAGCAATATTTAATTCAGAAACAATATAACATTGCCATTACACCAGGTTTAGAACTATTACCCCCCCAACCTTTAGCCAAAAAACAATTACAAGCATTAGTAGGGGGACTGAGTGAAGCGCGTGACGAATTTCCCGCCTTACCAGGTGTGAAATATGAATTAGAGCAAATTAAAACTATATTTTCCACCTCAGGAAACTTTATCGATCAAAATTTTACCCCGCAAACAATTGAACAAGCAATTAAATCGTTTTCTGGCGGCATTTTACATCTAGCAACTCATGGTAAATTTAGTTCCAAAGTAGAAGATACCTTCATTTTGACTTGGAATACCAGACTCAACGTCAGAGATTTCAGTTCTGTGTTGAAGTCTCATGAAAACAGCAACCAAGGAGTAATTGATTTACTGATTCTCAGCGCTTGTGAAACTGCGGCTGGCGATAACCGCGCCGCCTTAGGAATAGCTGGAATAGCAGTGCAATCGGGAGCGCGCAGTACATTAGCAACCCTTTGGAGTGTAAATGATGAAGCGACAGCCGCTTTAATGATTCAATTTTATAAAGAGATAGCGCGCCATCAAAAAAAAGCCGAAGCGTTGCGTAATGCTCAATTATATCTACTTTCAGGAGAATTAAATCCTCGGTTTAAACATCCCTATTTTTGGGCACCTTTTGTATTAGTGGGTAATTGGCAATAA
- a CDS encoding DUF3119 family protein, which produces MTSSFAPNSNSTSTVELKPSYNIPVVLLVASIPLLLVQPLVGGVIGLLGLFLMFQAGVIRLQFTATDLDLYRGDKLIRRFPYQEWQNWRIFWPRVPILFYFKEINSIHFLPILFDPNTLKACLEQRCPRI; this is translated from the coding sequence ATGACTAGTTCATTTGCACCTAACTCTAACTCTACATCTACAGTTGAACTCAAACCTAGCTACAATATCCCTGTAGTTTTGCTAGTTGCTTCTATTCCACTGCTGCTAGTTCAACCCTTAGTAGGCGGTGTCATTGGCTTGCTGGGTTTGTTTCTCATGTTTCAAGCTGGTGTTATACGGTTGCAATTTACCGCCACTGACTTGGATTTGTACAGAGGCGACAAATTAATTAGGCGGTTTCCTTACCAAGAATGGCAAAATTGGCGGATATTTTGGCCCAGAGTTCCGATTCTGTTTTACTTTAAAGAAATTAACAGCATTCACTTTTTGCCCATTTTATTTGACCCAAACACCCTCAAAGCTTGTTTAGAACAACGCTGTCCGCGTATTTAG
- the aroH gene encoding chorismate mutase → MEWQMKAIRGAITVSENTTEAIREAVTELLDELEQRNHLQPKDMISVTFSVTRDLDAIFPAAIARTRPGWDGVAMLDVQQMHVEGSLQRCIRFLIHVYLPTSAPIYHIYLRHAANLRPDWSLPQQLNGVQQVVESKV, encoded by the coding sequence GTGGAGTGGCAAATGAAGGCTATTCGTGGAGCGATAACGGTTTCAGAAAATACTACTGAGGCGATTCGAGAAGCGGTAACAGAATTATTAGATGAACTGGAACAACGGAATCATCTCCAGCCAAAGGATATGATTAGCGTAACGTTTTCTGTGACGCGGGATTTGGATGCGATTTTTCCAGCTGCGATCGCAAGAACACGTCCAGGTTGGGATGGTGTCGCTATGTTGGATGTGCAACAAATGCACGTTGAAGGCAGTTTACAGCGCTGTATCCGCTTTTTAATCCACGTTTACCTGCCAACTTCCGCGCCAATTTACCACATATATTTACGTCATGCGGCTAACTTGCGTCCTGACTGGAGTTTGCCTCAGCAATTAAATGGAGTGCAACAAGTAGTTGAGTCAAAGGTTTAA
- the sppA gene encoding signal peptide peptidase SppA, with translation MVWPFKPRLSKQIARIEINGAISGGTRKRVLEALKTVEEKKFPALLLRIDSPGGTVGDSQEIYSALKRLREKIKIVASFGNISASGGVYIGMGAEYIMANPGTITGSIGVILRGNNLERLLDKIGVSFKVIKSGPYKDILAFDRELTEPEQGILQELIDVSYQQFVQTVAEGRSLAVETVRSFADGRIFTGQQALELGVVDRLGTEEDARRWTAELVGLDPEKTQCFTLEERKPLLSRLLPGSRQASSSIGAGIDWLEFEMSTSGLPLWLYRP, from the coding sequence ATGGTTTGGCCTTTTAAGCCCAGGTTGAGTAAACAAATAGCGCGGATTGAAATTAATGGTGCGATTTCTGGTGGAACTCGTAAACGTGTTCTGGAAGCACTGAAAACTGTAGAGGAAAAAAAGTTTCCGGCGTTGCTGCTGCGGATTGATAGCCCTGGCGGTACTGTGGGAGATTCTCAAGAAATTTACAGTGCCCTCAAACGTTTGCGGGAGAAGATAAAAATTGTTGCCAGTTTTGGTAATATTTCGGCTTCTGGCGGTGTCTACATTGGCATGGGAGCCGAGTATATCATGGCTAACCCGGGTACAATCACGGGTAGCATTGGTGTAATTTTGCGAGGCAATAACTTAGAACGCTTGTTAGATAAAATCGGTGTTTCCTTTAAAGTCATTAAATCCGGCCCTTACAAAGATATTTTGGCATTTGACCGGGAACTGACGGAACCGGAACAAGGTATTCTACAAGAATTGATTGACGTTAGTTATCAGCAGTTTGTGCAAACCGTAGCTGAAGGTCGTTCTTTAGCGGTAGAAACTGTGAGAAGTTTTGCCGATGGGCGGATATTCACCGGACAGCAAGCCTTAGAGTTAGGTGTAGTAGATCGTCTGGGAACAGAGGAAGATGCACGTCGTTGGACAGCAGAACTAGTCGGACTCGATCCAGAAAAAACACAATGTTTCACTCTAGAAGAACGTAAACCCCTGCTGAGTCGCTTACTCCCAGGAAGTCGCCAAGCTTCATCAAGTATTGGCGCAGGTATTGACTGGTTGGAATTTGAAATGTCTACCAGTGGTTTACCCCTGTGGTTGTATCGGCCGTAG
- a CDS encoding MlaE family lipid ABC transporter permease subunit: MSETTSKSSLGAWGQRLLAAIFLGGQVLVHLLRIRIHWRNTKEQMASVGPDSLFIALLTAIFVGAVFTIQVAREFINFGAGNFVGGVLAVALTRELSPVLTAVILAGRVGSAFAAEIGTMRVTEQIDALLMLRTDPIDYLVIPRVLACCIMLPILTLLSLVTGLLGGMLIATNLYNIADTVFLDSARNLLGLWDILSAMIKAFCFGILIAVIGCSWGLTTTGGAKGVGQSTTTAVVTALLIIFVSNFFLSWLMFQGPGSALIKGM; encoded by the coding sequence TTGAGTGAGACTACATCCAAATCCAGTCTAGGCGCGTGGGGTCAGCGGTTGCTGGCAGCGATTTTTTTGGGTGGACAAGTACTGGTTCACCTCCTACGAATCAGAATTCATTGGCGAAATACTAAAGAGCAAATGGCCTCAGTGGGGCCAGATTCGCTCTTTATTGCGCTGTTAACGGCGATTTTTGTGGGCGCGGTGTTTACCATTCAGGTAGCACGGGAGTTTATTAACTTTGGGGCGGGAAATTTTGTTGGCGGGGTGCTGGCGGTAGCCTTAACCAGAGAACTGTCGCCTGTATTGACAGCCGTAATTTTAGCGGGGCGAGTGGGTTCGGCTTTTGCGGCTGAAATTGGCACTATGCGAGTCACAGAGCAAATTGATGCTCTATTAATGCTCAGAACAGACCCTATTGATTATCTAGTTATTCCCCGTGTCTTAGCTTGTTGCATAATGTTGCCAATTTTAACTCTCTTGTCTTTGGTGACAGGGTTATTAGGGGGAATGTTAATTGCCACAAATTTATACAACATCGCTGATACCGTATTTCTCGACTCGGCGCGTAATCTGCTTGGTCTTTGGGATATTTTGAGCGCCATGATTAAGGCGTTTTGCTTTGGCATTTTAATTGCGGTAATTGGTTGTAGCTGGGGTTTAACAACAACCGGAGGCGCTAAGGGGGTAGGACAATCAACTACCACTGCTGTAGTCACAGCCTTGCTCATTATATTTGTCAGTAATTTCTTTCTTTCTTGGTTAATGTTTCAAGGCCCTGGTAGTGCATTGATCAAAGGGATGTAG
- the plsY gene encoding glycerol-3-phosphate 1-O-acyltransferase PlsY — MAIWLTLCGAVLVVAYLLGSFPTGYIAVKQLKGIDIREVGSGSTGATNVLRTLGKGPGAFVLLIDCLKGVLAIALVYQLFHLAPVYNFIPTTVDANLWQPWLVTLAGLSVVLGHSKSIFLGFSGGKSVATGLGTLLAISWQVGLATAGVFALVFAISRIVSLGSITGAIAVTIFMVIFHQPLACILYAFVGGLYVIIRHRSNIERLLAGTEPKIGQVTPEPEQPA, encoded by the coding sequence ATGGCTATTTGGTTAACTTTGTGCGGAGCGGTTTTAGTTGTAGCCTACCTACTGGGTTCTTTCCCTACAGGCTACATTGCAGTGAAGCAGTTAAAAGGTATTGATATCCGGGAAGTTGGTTCTGGTTCCACTGGCGCAACTAATGTGCTGAGAACCTTGGGTAAAGGCCCTGGGGCATTTGTGTTATTAATTGATTGCTTGAAAGGTGTATTGGCGATCGCTTTAGTTTATCAGTTATTTCACCTGGCTCCAGTTTATAACTTCATTCCCACTACGGTAGATGCTAACCTTTGGCAACCCTGGTTAGTGACTTTAGCCGGATTATCAGTAGTTCTCGGACACAGTAAATCGATTTTTTTAGGCTTTAGCGGTGGTAAATCTGTCGCCACTGGTTTAGGGACTTTGTTAGCAATCAGCTGGCAAGTAGGTTTAGCCACAGCAGGTGTATTTGCCCTTGTCTTTGCCATATCGCGCATAGTCTCCTTGGGTTCCATTACAGGTGCGATCGCAGTGACAATTTTCATGGTAATTTTCCATCAACCCTTAGCTTGCATTCTCTATGCTTTTGTGGGTGGGTTGTATGTAATTATCCGCCACCGCAGCAATATAGAACGTCTGCTTGCAGGCACAGAACCAAAAATTGGGCAGGTAACGCCAGAACCTGAACAACCTGCTTAA